In Onychostoma macrolepis isolate SWU-2019 chromosome 14, ASM1243209v1, whole genome shotgun sequence, a single window of DNA contains:
- the LOC131553327 gene encoding LOW QUALITY PROTEIN: protocadherin gamma-A11-like (The sequence of the model RefSeq protein was modified relative to this genomic sequence to represent the inferred CDS: inserted 1 base in 1 codon), whose translation MQPLVLCVFVMAVARGQVRYSIPEEMTKGSLVGNIVQDLGLDVKRLKSGRARIFTEDSREYIGLNVDKGTLVVKERIDREELCAQVSPCSLHFQIILENPMELHRIDVEILDINDHAPVFINKEIHLQISELALPGARYSIDSANDADEGLNSLQTYKLNPNDHFVLKTLSHTDGTKYVEMVLQTPLDREKQEEYNLILTAFDGGSPQKTGTLKINIIVLDANDNAPVFSQSVYTALVAENASMGSLVLKVTATDADQGTNKQVSYSFSQSSKGLSNIFNVDLSNGDILLTGPLDFEKNKKYELNVVATDIGGLTDTAKVMVEITDVNDNAPVINVISFSNPLSENSAPETVIAMLNVKDLDSGKNGQVRCLINPSLPFQIRQSSSNFYSLITDQILDREKMSEYNITITAIDEGSPSFSTNKTLTLKISDVNDNAPVFQRQSYTAYVMENNSPGVSVLSVKAHDKDSGNNARISYFLEDILVNGVSASTFISVNAESGEILAVRSFDYEQTKEFIIRVKAQDGGNPPLSSNVSVKIMIQDQNDNAPQVLYPVQSGASVVAEIVPRSADVGYLVTKVVAVDVDSGQNAWLSYKLQKATDRALFEVGLQNGEIRTVRQVTDKDAVKQRLTVVVEDNGQPSRSATVNVNVAVADSFPEVLSEFTDFPHDKDYNDNLTFYLVLALAVVSFLFIVSIIAILSVKCYRWRRERMFYKSGANLPVIPYYPPLYADVGGXRNFTARVQL comes from the exons ATGCAGCCTCTCGTGCTGTGCGTCTTTGTCATGGCCGTTGCGCGCGGGCAGGTCCGTTATTCTATTCCAGAGGAGATGACAAAGGGCTCGCTGGTGGGAAATATCGTTCAGGATCTCGGTTTGGATGTTAAGAGGCTGAAATCTGGTCGAGCGCGGATCTTTACGGAGGACAGTCGTGAGTACATAGGTCTGAATGTGGATAAAGGGACTCTGGTAGTGAAAGAGAGGATAGATAGAGAGGAGCTGTGCGCCCAAGTGTCTCCCTGCTCCTTACATTTTCAGATTATTCTGGAAAACCCCATGGAGCTGCATAGAATTGATGtagaaatattagatataaATGATCATGCTCCCGTTTTCATAAACAAAGAGATACATCTTCAGATTAGTGAATTAGCGTTACCTGGAGCCAGATATTCAATCGATAGCGCTAATGATGCTGACGAGGGTTTAAATTCGCTTCAGACATATAAATTAAATCCAAACGACCATTTTGTGCTCAAAACCTTGTCTCACACTGACGGTACTAAATATGTCGAAATGGTCTTACAGACTCCATTAGACAGAGAAAAACAGGAGGAGTATAACCTGATTTTAACCGCGTTTGACGGCGGATCCCCCCAGAAAACTGGAACcttaaaaattaacattattgTCTTGGATGCAAATGACAACGCGCCTGTTTTTAGTCAGTCTGTATATACAGCACTTGTAGCTGAAAATGCGTCAATGGGATCATTAGTCTTAAAGGTTACTGCAACCGACGCAGATCAAGGAACAAATAAACAAGTTTCCTATTCATTTTCCCAAAGTAGCAAAGGCctctcaaatatttttaatgtcgaTCTTTCTAACGGCGATATATTACTCACTGGCCCTCTAGACtttgaaaaaaacaagaaatacgAGCTGAATGTGGTGGCGACAGACATTGGTGGTTTAACAGATACTGCTAAAGTGATGGTGGAAATTACAGATGTTAATGACAATGCCCCTGTAATTAATGTAATATCTTTCTCAAACCCTTTGTCAGAAAATTCCGCTCCTGAGACTGTGATAGCGATGCTGAATGTCAAAGATTTAGATTCGGGGAAAAATGGGCAGGTGAGATGTTTAATTAATCCTAGTTTACCATTTCAAATCAGACAATCATCCTCAAATTTCTATAGTTTAATCACTGATCAAATTTTAGACCGTgaaaaaatgtctgaatataATATCACAATAACAGCTATTGATGAGGGCTCGCCATCTTTCTCTACTAATAAAACACTAACTCTGAAAATCTCTGATGTCAATGACAACGCCCCTGTGTTTCAGCGTCAGTCATACACCGCATATGTGATGGAAAATAATTCACCCGGAGTCTCTGTTTTATCTGTTAAAGCGCATGACAAAGACTCTGGCAATAACGCGCgtatttcatattttctggAAGACATTCTTGTGAATGGCGTCTCTGCCTCGACGTTTATTTCAGTGAATGCAGAGAGCGGAGAGATTCTTGCTGTTCGTTCGTTTGATTATGAGCAAACAAAAGAATTTATCATTCGCGTAAAAGCGCAGGACGGAGGAAATCCTCCTCTCAGCAGCAACGTGAGCGTGAAAATAATGATTCAGGACCAGAATGACAACGCGCCTCAGGTTCTGTATCCGGTCCAGTCAGGCGCTTCTGTGGTGGCTGAAATAGTGCCTCGTTCTGCAGATGTGGGTTATCTGGTGACTAAAGTGGTGGCTGTTGATGTGGACTCTGGACAGAATGCCTGGCTCTCATATAAACTGCAGAAAGCCACAGACAGGGCGCTGTTTGAAGTGGGCTTACAGAATGGAGAAATAAGAACTGTGCGCCAAGTGACAGATAAAGATGCTGTGAAACAAAGACTCACTGTTGTAGTGGAGGACAACGGGCAGCCCTCTCGATCAGCTACAGTCAATGTTAACGTGGCGGTGGCGGACAGCTTCCCTGAAGTGCTCTCGGAGTTCACTGACTTTCCGCACGACAAGGACTACAACGACAACCTGACTTTCTATCTGGTCTTGGCCTTGGCTGTAGTTTCGTTTCTCTTTATCGTGTCTATCATCGCCATACTGTCAGTCAAATGCTACAGATGGAGACGCGAGCGGATGTTTTACAAATCTGGAGCGAATCTTCCAGTTATTCCGTATTATCCGCCTCTTTACGCAGACGTAGGGG ACAGGAACTTTACAGCACGTGTACAATTATGA